tagtaattatttaaaatttaatatagtataataaaaatatcctcttgtaatggtttaaaattaaacataacaaaaaataacaataaaataaaataaataatacttagtaataaaacagccttgtttttttttcaatttaaatgctaaaaaaaacttaataaaataatataatacattttactcatCGTATCACTGTGTATGAAATAATAGGAAGCAGTTTCTTTCTTGGTTGAAACATAATGGTAatgtacatttaatacaagAGGCCATCGTTTTAGACTTGCAAGTTGGATACTTACAACGAGAACGGCTTATTAGTTGAATTGGAAGGTGGTCCATCCCATCAAGCCTTAACTCTTCTGCTGGTAGTTCACTGCAAGGACCTCTTCTCTTCTTTTAGCATTATACAAAGATTGAGTTGTATTTTCTGATGATAATGGACGACCTTTTTTTTCGTGGACTTGGTTTTAAGACCTCACATAGAACCTCtgatattaatagtttaaaatccACCTATGGTATATGTATCTGGATACAGGTACGGTACAAAAGCCAGGCGTTTACCACACATAAATCAATCATATGATAGAACATCTTCATGTAGTACTTTCTTgatattaatgatattctataataaaCTAACATAGAATCAAGTAAGTCCACTCCACCCATATACTGATTGTATACATCAACTGCCTTTGGACATGGTaccattttcttaatttttaatgacCTGAAGAACCGTCGTTTCTCTACAGTGGGTTGACTTCCAACATAGGTTGATACCATTGTGACTACTTTGTTGTCAAACCACGACACTGCAGATACTTTAACATTGTCAATTGTTGTAGTTTTTTCACACATTGAACCTCCTCCTAGTTTTTTAAACTCTTTCTCATTTGGCATTATCAGTCCTGAAATACGATTTAAACGAGCTGTTCCTAAAGGAAGTATACCTTCTTTATCTAAATATACCATAAGCGACAAACTTGTGAACCaactatcaaaaaataatttataattttgttgacgaatttttttaagaattactCTGACATTGATTGACGATTTTGTGCTTATGGTTTATAACCTAATACAGTAACAGTTTTAATTCAAGAGATGGAGACGAACGTCGGTCTTCGAGAGTTCGAACCcaagtacaataattaatgtacaatgTGTCTTCGTttcatatcaaaataaaataagtaaaaataaatattgttaaagcTAAATGTttcttataaaacaaaaatagattgatacgtttattattattttatatttaaattaaaactggtGACAGATAACAGGTCTGCGttgttataatatctatacaatatcataatttttcaaaGATAAATATAGAACACACGACACACGCATTCActattcataatttttgttattctttgtttaaataaccTTAATCCTTATCCAAGTTATGGACACGGTACACagtaaattaatgtattttattttaaactgtgtTGTTAACTTGTAGCCTGTAGCTGTAGGTATTAAGgtaactatgtaatattatgttcacaggtttatacaaattacaattatgcctactaaattatattatacaccccAGTGCCAACAAACGCCCACCCACCCAATTTAGGTGGTTCATTTGAACCACCTAAAGTACGTACTCGGCGCCACTGGCACTccccagtttttttttaaaattaaaatttaaaagtaatttaataggtatgtattagaaaatatgtaataacaaatataGGTGCTTTACCTGAATGATCCACGTAagctttgtattttttttgacaACAAATTCCCTATTGGCTTCTGGAAAACTGGGCTTGCAAAAATTAACCATCTCATCGTATGCATCATTGCGTAGATGTTTGTTGCTATAATCTTTTGATTTACTTTTCCAAAGGCAGGAAAAGGacttataaatgtttaagaaatCTATTAAGAATTCTTTGGACCAACAGCGAACATCAGACATGCTAAGatacttgaataaaataaattataatgtaatatttatattttattcttaatgtttattaataataattaaaaaatatatacattattttaaattatatgtacttacgtattaaaatatcataggtACCAGTAACCTGTTcgcttaattaatatttaatagtcttcaataattaaatttcttaaatatcggaattcaaaataattacgcGGGCAGTGATTGAACGGCGCGTCgtcacaaaaatgaaaaaaaaaaaacgataaaatgATTAACCACGCGCAAGAACGGGCAACAACCGTACAGGTTTGAACACGATCAATCCTGCAAGACGTTAAATCGTTTAGACGGAAATTCTTTCCCGCGTGATAGCCCTCACGCCATTCAATTGCGCGGTCAAAACTCTACGTGTGTAGTCCGCTTAAGTGTTTCCGAGAATCACTGTTACGTCGCGTCGGGCAGCCGCGCCGCGAATGCAACTCGCGCACATGTCAATACTCGCGaaaaacgaaatatatttttatatgcacaacctataaaaactactaaaagcggtagtaaattaaacatacttcctgaagttcaattttaatttcgaaaaaaggGTTAAATTCGTAAGCTTCTAGACTATGCTTTGTAGGAAccacttttttgatttaagaCCAGATGTTcccaaaataaacataaatgtaatgcaattatttcatgaggttttttaaaactaatttcttaattttaaggtcctttaaaattgaaaattgaaaatcgacttcCTAGAAAGCCTAGTAATTTTGTCAAAGAGTACAtacatgtattaaaaattaaaatcagacaTTCGGAagtatgcatattttactaccgcttattggtctaaaacatACGAAAAATACGTATGATGCGATCCCCTTAATATCATCGATAAATGATAATCAGCGATATAGTTACTCGAGAAAACCATTATAACATTGATACATAGCTGATGCCTAAGTTAAATAATGCCGTGGTTATCTAACAAATTATCAaaggtaggtaatttattttattggattttttccccataacgtatattttaactattccAGTATCGTTGCAGACATCGTATTCGTTTGACATCGCTTTGATTCGCAGTTCATCAGTTCGAAATTTCGCAGTTCACCCGTTCAAGTGtcattgcatttttaaatatttattttttatttacgtaaaatattaaatatggatGTAGATACTATGCGTAGTAAACTCAAcgatttatttaataagttaattagtCAAAAACGGACTGACAATAATTCTTATTTTAGTTTATCGGAGTATAGTGAGCAAATTTCCAAAGTTAAAgagtcaaaaaaaatattaagtaggtactaaggGATTGAAA
This genomic window from Metopolophium dirhodum isolate CAU chromosome 1, ASM1992520v1, whole genome shotgun sequence contains:
- the LOC132932836 gene encoding piggyBac transposable element-derived protein 3-like, which produces MVYLDKEGILPLGTARLNRISGLIMPNEKEFKKLGGGSMCEKTTTIDNVKVSAVSWFDNKVVTMVSTYVGSQPTVEKRRFFRSLKIKKMVPCPKAVDVYNQYMGGVDLLDSMLVYYRISLISRKYYMKMFYHMIDLCVVNAWLLYRTCIQIHIP